A DNA window from Helianthus annuus cultivar XRQ/B chromosome 15, HanXRQr2.0-SUNRISE, whole genome shotgun sequence contains the following coding sequences:
- the LOC110913945 gene encoding uncharacterized protein LOC110913945 yields METHVDSSNVANVCKRVCQSWHWATNEDCCDKGIRIMVGWDPSLVDVMVLAHSEQAYKEAVKDESLFLKQKSKVEWLSLGDSNSKYFHNVIKAKNHRSRIFSIRDGGGNLREGVSVPQVLVDHYSNFFGHVGSNLLQPAPDLFSNVLSVEKASNMVRQVTDDEIKLAMFSIAGNKSPGPDGYTSVFFKKSWDIVGNDICHAVRDFFDNGELLQQLNHTVISLIPKELMHNYHRNHGPPRCAFKVDIQKAYDTVDWNFLEHTLMGFRFDSKMIKWIMACVTSTSFSLAINGNLHGYFRGKQGLRQGDPMSPYLFTLVMEVLTLILQHKVSFSADFKFHHKCEKQRIINLCFADDLFLFARGDHKSASVILQAINTFSSMSRLVPSMSKSIVFFGNVSDATKDRIRGIIPFDEGVLPVRYLGVPLISTRLLYSDCKRLVENLESRITDWKTKSLSFAGRLQLILIISDLEDKMRRFLWAQRNNIKGKAKVKWSRVCKPKAEGGLGVRRVVDMNNALMVAHIWSLLTLRESLWVKWMHAYRIQDRSFWDIPLRGNVRWSWRKMLNLRPIIQQHVWVKLGDGSKTLVWFDKWDNVCPLSSFITPRMIRDAGFTRNMTVANMCDQGEWRWPTSWVQRFPALLNLPIVNLDEAVQDKVLWRTRSGDLMEYCAAIVWDDIRLIYDEVPWSGIVWFTQSIPRHSFFMWLLVNRKLKTQDVMSKWSASGNVNFNLLCCSLCTAGPDSHDHLFFECSYATQIWNGVKEKANMGQVRNSLDEILDHLVQRSNSKKALHVIGKLTVGAAAYFVWQERNQRLFSNKKRTPAQLIEVILSTVRLKLHTLRFRASIQVEEYEWSPLRCAQCKVFGHSDDTCPRQTRRAPKGPVTRQKQQDKNNNRKQVNQPVVDKDGFMDVDRKKMARKPGFPINKQKQKFEYRPLGPKPHGGTNTSATPSSVISKNPFDVLRKDGGQSGQTSEAHKDQLDSEDEEVREVYNETNDFMTSSSARVEASTSSTKLSNG; encoded by the exons GCATACAAAGAGGCGGTTAAGGATGAAAGTTTATTTCTTAAACAAAAGTCGAAGGTGGAGTGGCTTTCGTTAGGTGACTCGAACTCGAAGTACTTCCATAATGTTATCAAAGCTAAGAACCATCGTAGTAGAATTTTTTCTATTAGAGATGGTGGTGGCAATCTTCGTGAAGGAGTTTCGGTTCCTCAAGTTTTGGTGGATCATTATTCTAATTTTTTTGGTCATGTGGGGAGTAATCTTTTGCAACCGGCTCCGGATTTGTTCAGTAATGTCCTTTCGGTCGAGAAAGCTTCTAATATGGTCAGGCAGGTTACTGATGATGAGATTAAACTAGCCATGTTCTCCATAGCTGGTAATAAATCTCCCGGTCCGGATGGCTACACTTCGGTCTTTTTTAAAAAGTCTTGGGATATTGTGGGTAATGATATTTGTCATGCCGTAAGGGATTTTTTTGATAATGGAGAGCTCCTTCAGCAATTAAACCATACGGTTATCTCTCTTATTCCTAAG GAGCTAATGCACAATTATCATCGTAATCATGGGCCCCCTAGATGCGCTTTTAAAGTGGATATTCAAAAGGCTTACGATACGGTAGATTGGAATTTTCTTGAGCATACTTTGATGGGGTTTCGGTTTGACAGTAAAATGATTAAATGGATTATGGCTTGTGTCACGTCCACGTCTTTCTCATTAGCCATTAATGGGAATTTACACGGGTATTTTCGTGGGAAGCAAGGGTTGCGTCAAGGTGACCCAATGTCCCCGTATTTGTTTACGTTGGTTATGGAGGTTCTCACTCTGATTTTGCAGCATAAGGTTTCATTCTCTGCTGATTTTAAATTCCATCATAAATGTGAGAAGCAGCGTATTATAAACCTTTGCTTTGCGGATGATTTGTTTTTGTTTGCGCGTGGGGATCACAAGTCGGCAAGTGTTATTTTACAAGCTATTAACACATTTTCAAGCATGTCTAGGCTTGTTCCGAGTATGAGTAAGAGTATTGTCTTCTTTGGTAACGTATCTGATGCTACTAAAGATCGCATAAGGGGGATTATTCCGTTTGATGAAGGTGTCTTACCTGTGCGTTACTTGGGTGTGCCGCTTATTTCTACGCGTCTTTTGTATAGCGATTGTAAAAGGCTCGTGGAAAATTTGGAATCCAGAATCACAGACTGGAAGACGAAATCCTTATCTTTTGCTGGACGACTTCAACTTATTCT GATCATTTCCGACCTAGAAGATAAAATGAGAAGGTTCCTTTGGGCTCAAAGGAATAACATTAAGGGAAAGGCGAAGGTGAAATGGAGTAGGGTGTGTAAGCCGAAAGCTGAAGGTGGGCTGGGTGTTCGTAGGGTTGTAGATATGAACAATGCTCTTATGGTTGCTCATATATGGAGCCTGCTTACGCTAAGGGAATCTCTATGGGTGAAATGGATGCATGCTTATCGTATCCAAGATAGAAGCTTTTGGGATATTCCGCTACGGGGTAATGTCAGATGGAGTTGGAGGAAAATGTTGAATCTCAGGCCAATTATTCAACAACATGTGTGGGTAAAGCTGGGGGATGGCTCAAAAACGCTTGTTTGGTTTGACAAGTGGGATAATGTTTGTCCATTAAGTTCATTCATCACCCCTAGGATGATACGTGATGCTGGCTTCACGAGAAACATGACGGTTGCGAATATGTGCGACCAAGGGGAGTGGCGTTGGCCTACTAGTTGGGTTCAAAGGTTTCCGGCTCTCTTAAACTTGCCGATTGTTAACCTTGATGAGGCGGTTCAGGATAAAGTCTTGTGGCGAACTAGATCCGGTGATCTCATGGAGTACTGTGCTGCTATAGTGTGGGATGATATCCGTTTAATCTATGATGAGGTTCCGTGGTCTGGTATAGTTTGGTTTACCCAATCGATACCTCGGCATTCATTTTTTATGTGGCTACTGGTCAACAGAAAATTGAAGACGCAGGATGTTATGAGTAAATGGTCTGCCTCGGGGAACGTGAATTTTAATCTTTTATGTTGTTCGCTATGCACGGCTGGTCCCGACTCTCACGATCACCTGTTTTTCGAGTGTTCTTATGCTACTCAGATATGGAATGGTGTAAAGGAGAAGGCTAATATGGGGCAGGTTCGTAATTCGCTGGATGAAATACTGGACCACTTGGTTCAGCGATCGAATTCTAAAAAGGCTCTTCATGTTATTGGCAAGTTAACTGTTGGGGCAGCGGCTTATTTTGTCTGGCAAGAGAGGAATCAACGTCTGTTTTCAAACAAGAAACGCACTCCGGCCCAGCTTATAGAGGTCATCTTGTCAACGGTTCGATTGAAGCTTCATACTTTGCGGTTTAGGGCGTCCATTCAGGTTGAGG AATATGAATGGAGTCCTCTTAGGTGTGCTCAATGTAAGGTGTTTGGTCATTCAGATGATACATGCCCGAGACAAACTAGGAGGGCTCCTAAGGGGCCGGTCACCAGACAGAAGCAACAAGATAAAAACAATAATCGAAAACAAGTAAATCAGCCGGTTGTTGATAAAGATGGGTTTATGGATGTAGATCGCAAGAAAATGGCTAGGAAACCAGGGTTTCCTATAAATAAACAGAAGCAGAAGTTTGAATATAGGCCGCTTGGACCCAAACCACATGGGGGGACTAACACATCGGCTACTCCATCTAGTGTCATATCCAAAAATCCGTTTGATGTTTTAAGGAAGGATGGAGGGCAGTCAGGTCAAACTAGCGAGGCTCACAAGGACCAGCTGGACTCGGAAGATGAGGAGGTTCGCGAAGTCTATAATGAAACGAATGATTTTATGACTTCTTCGTCTGCGAGAGTAGAGGCAAGCACATCTTCCACAAAGTTATCCAATGGATAG